The Tamandua tetradactyla isolate mTamTet1 chromosome 5, mTamTet1.pri, whole genome shotgun sequence genome window below encodes:
- the PRR3 gene encoding proline-rich protein 3 isoform X2 yields MPKRKKQNQQQPHPPQTPLPERDETGDEEDGSPIALNRGPPGSRGPMIPPLLSLPPPPRGRGPVRGGPGPRSGPYGRGWWGANAEPPFPGPGHGGPSRGGFHKEQRNPRRLKSWSLIKNTCPPKDGPQVIEDKSDRPVCRHFAKKGHCRYEDFCAFYHPGVNGPPL; encoded by the exons ATGCCGAAGCGaaagaagcagaatcagcagcaGCCACACCCGCCACAGACCCCACTGCCAGAGCGAGACGAGACTGGAGACGAGGAGGACGGGAGTCCTATCG CTCttaacagaggtcctccaggatCAAGGGGACCAATGATTCCACCACTGCTGAGTCTCCCACCTCCTCCCCGGGGTAGGGGCCCAGTTCGGGGAGGCCCAGGTCCCAGGTCTGGCCCTTATGGTCGTGGTTGGTGGGGAGCCAATGCTGAACCTCCTTTTCCGGGACCAGGCCATGGGGGCCCCTCCAGAGGAGGCTTTCACAAAGAACAGAGAAACCCTCGAAGGCTTAAAAGCTGGTCACTTATCAAGAATACCTGCCCACCTAAGGATGGACCCCAAGTTATAGAAG ACAAATCTGACCGCCCTGTCTGCCGACACTTTGCCAAAAAGGGCCATTGTCGATATGAGGACTTCTGTGCCTTCTACCACCCAGGCGTCAATGGACCTCCTCTGTGA
- the PRR3 gene encoding proline-rich protein 3 isoform X3 — MPKRKKQNQQQPHPPQTPLPERDETGDEEDGSPIGPPSLLGTPPMANGKPGDPKSALNRGPPGSRGPMIPPLLSLPPPPRGHGGPSRGGFHKEQRNPRRLKSWSLIKNTCPPKDGPQVIEDKSDRPVCRHFAKKGHCRYEDFCAFYHPGVNGPPL, encoded by the exons ATGCCGAAGCGaaagaagcagaatcagcagcaGCCACACCCGCCACAGACCCCACTGCCAGAGCGAGACGAGACTGGAGACGAGGAGGACGGGAGTCCTATCG GACCACCTAGCCTTCTGGGCACTCCCCCCATGGCCAATGGAAAGCCTGGTGACCCCAAGTCAG CTCttaacagaggtcctccaggatCAAGGGGACCAATGATTCCACCACTGCTGAGTCTCCCACCTCCTCCCCGGG GCCATGGGGGCCCCTCCAGAGGAGGCTTTCACAAAGAACAGAGAAACCCTCGAAGGCTTAAAAGCTGGTCACTTATCAAGAATACCTGCCCACCTAAGGATGGACCCCAAGTTATAGAAG ACAAATCTGACCGCCCTGTCTGCCGACACTTTGCCAAAAAGGGCCATTGTCGATATGAGGACTTCTGTGCCTTCTACCACCCAGGCGTCAATGGACCTCCTCTGTGA
- the PRR3 gene encoding proline-rich protein 3 isoform X1 — MPKRKKQNQQQPHPPQTPLPERDETGDEEDGSPIGPPSLLGTPPMANGKPGDPKSALNRGPPGSRGPMIPPLLSLPPPPRGRGPVRGGPGPRSGPYGRGWWGANAEPPFPGPGHGGPSRGGFHKEQRNPRRLKSWSLIKNTCPPKDGPQVIEDKSDRPVCRHFAKKGHCRYEDFCAFYHPGVNGPPL, encoded by the exons ATGCCGAAGCGaaagaagcagaatcagcagcaGCCACACCCGCCACAGACCCCACTGCCAGAGCGAGACGAGACTGGAGACGAGGAGGACGGGAGTCCTATCG GACCACCTAGCCTTCTGGGCACTCCCCCCATGGCCAATGGAAAGCCTGGTGACCCCAAGTCAG CTCttaacagaggtcctccaggatCAAGGGGACCAATGATTCCACCACTGCTGAGTCTCCCACCTCCTCCCCGGGGTAGGGGCCCAGTTCGGGGAGGCCCAGGTCCCAGGTCTGGCCCTTATGGTCGTGGTTGGTGGGGAGCCAATGCTGAACCTCCTTTTCCGGGACCAGGCCATGGGGGCCCCTCCAGAGGAGGCTTTCACAAAGAACAGAGAAACCCTCGAAGGCTTAAAAGCTGGTCACTTATCAAGAATACCTGCCCACCTAAGGATGGACCCCAAGTTATAGAAG ACAAATCTGACCGCCCTGTCTGCCGACACTTTGCCAAAAAGGGCCATTGTCGATATGAGGACTTCTGTGCCTTCTACCACCCAGGCGTCAATGGACCTCCTCTGTGA